The Camelina sativa cultivar DH55 chromosome 18, Cs, whole genome shotgun sequence DNA window GGAGGAAGTAGAAGGAATCAATCCAATATAAAGGATTGGGAGAACGCTTTGCAGTCTGTTCCAAGCAAATTTGGCGTAAATCGGAAGGAATATaggtaagaaaaaaatttgactgACCTGTTTCGTGTCCAAGAGTTTCAACTGATTGTCTCCTGATTTATGTTGCAGGAATGAGAGGGACTTCGTTAACTCGATCCTTGGCTCGATCAAAGAAGTGCTTTCCTCACTACCACCACCTGTAAACAGAGGAACGAGCTACGGTGACACTGATAATTCATCCGGGCCGTCGTttcattttaaccctagaaatgCGGATAAAATATTTGCTGAGTTCTTTGAATCTGACATCGGAGGAGGAGGCAATGCTTCTAGGTATGTTTTCTTCTCCCCCTTAGTTGTTGAGTTCTTTGCAATTGTACATGACTATTTTGGtaaatttgttgatttattgGTTTGGCTATAAGGGAGAGGCTTATGCTTTGGAATGTCATGATTTCTTGAAACTATTGTTCTATGTGGTCAAATTGACCTTGTTggacagaaaacaaaaatgtcatGCTTAGCTTTTTTATCTAGGTGCTTATTGGTAGTTGATGAGAGTCTGAGACATATATACCTGACttaatatactgtatatataaggGGATGGTCGTTTATTACAAGCTAACCATATATTACCTCTTTTGGTCTAAAGAACTTTCGCCAACTCTCGAATGGACGATGAAGTCAACACACCAAGAACTCAAGATAGCGCTGAGATCAGGGAGGAGGAGTTACGCTATGGATTTGTCAGTCGTCTCGTCATGgccttaaaaagtaataaaattagAAGCCACCTCGGAATGAAAATAGGTTGtcttttcattctctttttctgtCTGCAACAAATTGCTTATAGGAGCATAAGTTTTAtgtaagtcttttttttattatttttgttttgctacttgaaaatttaaatttaaaatttgttgttggaTAGACGTAAGTTAACAATCGCTTTGTTATCTCTCAATGTCTTACCAGTGATCGTGGCGGTACCAACCGAATTGTGAAGTACATTCCAACAAAGGGAACAGAGAATCCAAGAGACAAAGATACTGAATTTCCCACATGTAAAGTTGGAGCCAATCCCaagacttcttcttcagatgCTACGAGGAATGATGATTTCTTTGACAGGTAACATACGGTGACACTTTGGTTTTCTGAAAACTTTATCCTTATAAAAATTAACCATATGTTGTCTCTTTTTGTGTAAAGAACTTGCAACAACTCTCCAATGAACGTTAAAGTCAAGCCACCGAACATTCAAGTTTTCATCAATTTCCGCGGAGATCAGCTGCGCAACAATTTTGTCGGCTATCTAGTGGATGCACTTCAGAGAAGAGAGATCAACGTCTTCATAGACAATCAGGAGAAAAGAGGTGAAGACCTTATCACTCTTTTCCAGAGGATCGAGGATTCTGGGATAGCCATAGTTGTTTTTTCGAGCAGGTACACGGAATCAAAATGGTGCTTGGAAGAGCTTGTGAAGATTAAAGAACGTGTGCACCAAGGCCTGCTTAAGGTATACATATACCTCTATATATCGTATATGCCAATGAAATCACTTACTATTGAAGGCGCAGACTATACATCTTTTGACACATATTACTATATAACTTTGGGAATATCTTTACTCTCTATCACAAGGTGCTTCCCATCTTCTACAAGGTGACTCCAACTAATGTGAAAAGACTTAAAGGAGAGTTTGGTGACCATTTCAGAGATAAAGAGTACATGTACGAGTCTGATGAACCTATGATAAAGCGATGGAAAGAGGCAATCTTGTTTGTTTCCCATAAGTTTGCTCTGACTTTGGATGAAAAAAGGTACTAATGTCAATTCATActtttaattctattttttgttgAGGGGCCAAATAAATCTCTAATATCTAAACAAAAGTTTGACATATTTCAACATGTATGCATGTACTTAATTAGTTCCTTTGAAAATATTTACGTATCGTTTGTGAACTTTGAAAGAACTCATCTCGACCTTTGTTTTTAACAAGTGTAGCAGCACGTTGGAGATTAATTTCGTTGAAACTATCGTCAAGGAGGTCTTGAAAATGCTACAAGCAATATCCAAAGTGCAAAGCAGCCAATCCTCTTAATTGCTAACCTTTTTTGTGTGGAGAAAGCCAACCTGAAGCTCAATTTCGATTCTTTAAATGATGTTGGGggtagttttattttgaaattacaCATGTCGATTCCATGGTTTTGACCGAATTTACACTTTTAGTATAGGAAATCCAAATGTTAGTATGAATATGTAGTTATGAACGCAACTCAAAGTTTTGTGTATAAGTACAATCGATAAAATAACCAAGGTAGAGAGTGTAGGCTTCAAGGAGATTGACCACTTGAGCAGTTTGAGAGCTTGAATTGTAAAAGTTTAAATCTTCAACTGTCAAGGAGATTAGTGAAGAGCTATAATACTTAGAAGAGGATCATATTGCATATTAGTGAAGTGCTTTGAAAAACAATTTAGAAAATGAGATTCTAGAAGGTGAAGTTGCAGATGCAACTTACAAGGCGATGAAATATAGTTTTTGATTCCTTTTCTGTTTTAGATTAGATTAGCAGTTTGATGTTCCTTATATAATTTGTGTCCTATttcttgttttgggttttatttgAATCTTGGTGTTGTGTCTCTGGGAATGTTTGGTGAAAGTCTTACTCTATTTCACCAccaagaatatatatttttaaacaaggAGAGACAAGCTCTTCAGT harbors:
- the LOC104760403 gene encoding uncharacterized protein LOC104760403 isoform X2 gives rise to the protein MAASELLPKPWQVFINFRGVELRNNFISHLEEALAVAGINYYIGPSEDLSASFAMIKQSEIALPIFSSKYAESNWCLDELVKITQQFKKGKLRIIPVFFNVTPEEVREQKGEFGLKLYGGSRRNQSNIKDWENALQSVPSKFGVNRKEYRNERDFVNSILGSIKEVLSSLPPPVNRGTSYGDTDNSSGPSFHFNPRNADKIFAEFFESDIGGGGNASRTFANSRMDDEVNTPRTQDSAEIREEELRYGFVSRLVMALKSNKIRSHLGMKIGCLFILFFCLQQIAYRSISFIDRGGTNRIVKYIPTKGTENPRDKDTEFPTCKVGANPKTSSSDATRNDDFFDRTCNNSPMNVKVKPPNIQVFINFRGDQLRNNFVGYLVDALQRREINVFIDNQEKRGEDLITLFQRIEDSGIAIVVFSSRYTESKWCLEELVKIKERVHQGLLKVTPTNVKRLKGEFGDHFRDKEYMYESDEPMIKRWKEAILFVSHKFALTLDEKSSTLEINFVETIVKEVLKMLQAISKVQSSQSS
- the LOC104760403 gene encoding uncharacterized protein LOC104760403 isoform X3 — protein: MAASELLPKPWQVFINFRGVELRNNFISHLEEALAVAGINYYIGPSEDLSASFAMIKQSEIALPIFSSKYAESNWCLDELVKITQQFKKGKLRIIPVFFNVTPEEVREQKGEFGLKLYGGSRRNQSNIKDWENALQSVPSKFGVNRKEYRNERDFVNSILGSIKEVLSSLPPPVNRGTSYGDTDNSSGPSFHFNPRNADKIFAEFFESDIGGGGNASRTFANSRMDDEVNTPRTQDSAEIREEELRYGFVSRLVMALKSNKIRSHLGMKIGCLFILFFCLQQIAYRSISFIDRGGTNRIVKYIPTKGTENPRDKDTEFPTCKVGANPKTSSSDATRNDDFFDRTCNNSPMNVKVKPPNIQVFINFRGDQLRNNFVGYLVDALQRREINVFIDNQEKRGEDLITLFQRIEDSGIAIVVFSSRYTESKWCLEELVKIKERVHQGLLKVLPIFYKVTPTNVKRLKGEFGDHFRDKEYMYESDEPMIKRWKEAILFVSHKFALTLDEKSVAARWRLISLKLSSRRS
- the LOC104760403 gene encoding uncharacterized protein LOC104760403 isoform X1, with protein sequence MAASELLPKPWQVFINFRGVELRNNFISHLEEALAVAGINYYIGPSEDLSASFAMIKQSEIALPIFSSKYAESNWCLDELVKITQQFKKGKLRIIPVFFNVTPEEVREQKGEFGLKLYGGSRRNQSNIKDWENALQSVPSKFGVNRKEYRNERDFVNSILGSIKEVLSSLPPPVNRGTSYGDTDNSSGPSFHFNPRNADKIFAEFFESDIGGGGNASRTFANSRMDDEVNTPRTQDSAEIREEELRYGFVSRLVMALKSNKIRSHLGMKIGCLFILFFCLQQIAYRSISFIDRGGTNRIVKYIPTKGTENPRDKDTEFPTCKVGANPKTSSSDATRNDDFFDRTCNNSPMNVKVKPPNIQVFINFRGDQLRNNFVGYLVDALQRREINVFIDNQEKRGEDLITLFQRIEDSGIAIVVFSSRYTESKWCLEELVKIKERVHQGLLKVLPIFYKVTPTNVKRLKGEFGDHFRDKEYMYESDEPMIKRWKEAILFVSHKFALTLDEKSSTLEINFVETIVKEVLKMLQAISKVQSSQSS